From the Salvelinus namaycush isolate Seneca unplaced genomic scaffold, SaNama_1.0 Scaffold780, whole genome shotgun sequence genome, the window CTAATGGTTGAGATATGGATCAAGGGTAAATTAATCTGTTCCTAGACCAGTGTTTACAGGCAGACACTCCccacccagcccagcccagcccagccaccccagtcagtCCTGTAGTGTAGGTTAATGCAGGACTATCTGCACCCTCATGGTGAGTGTGTCTCCCAGCTGGCCTGTGAGGTAGTCTTTATCGTTGCTGTCCTCCAGCGCTGCCAGCTCCTTCTTCCTGTACACGGCCATGCTACTGATCTGCAGGAAGTAGGCTCCAGGGGGGAGGGACTTCCTCTTGGACAGGTGCAGGTAGCTAAGCCCCTCCCTCTGGCTGATCTTGAAGTAGCCCAGCTCGTTGCCGTAGTCGATGGAGTAGCGCACGTGGTTGTTGAGCGTGGACAGGGCCGGGGTGAACTCCAGGATGTGGTCTCGGCTGGACAGGCCGGACATGTTCAGGTTGAACAGCAGGGTGTCCTCGATGTCCACACTTTCCAGGCTCACTGTCTCCTGATGCTGAGGACACAGGACAGGTTACATATagatatacagtattatacaggcAGATATATGATGTGTAACACTCTCCAGGCTCACTGTCTCCTGATGCTGAGGACACTGGACCATGTAGTACAGGTGGATTATGTAAACACTGACAACACTCAACACTCTGGATCCTGATGACACAACACAGGACCACACAGTTAATATGTACTACGGATTCAGTGAAGAGCAGGCAAGACATGATAGCATGACCATTCTATGGACCACCAgaccaagacagacagacattacctGTGCATTGTCCAGCGGTTGCTCCAGCGTTGAGTTGGTGTCGCGGCGTTTGCGCCCCTTCTTGGGGTAACCGTTGATCTTACACTCGTAGCAGGCCTCAGGAGACAGATCATTGTCACCCACCTCTGCTgctgcccctcctcctcctcctcctcctcctcctcctcctccctggccCAGACTCACACCACTACCAAAGCCCACGCCTGACACACAGTGCCTGGAACACACAGAAAggactcagtcacacacacacacagtgcctggAACATACATAAAggagtcagtcacacacacacagggcataAAATCATACCCAAACACCATCTTGCCTATACGTGGGCTAGCTGACAACATCACCAAAACAATGTGCACACTTCAATGGGACAGAGGTCTATGTGTTGTTGTGAttgtggatggccagatagctaccaacaatgacaataaagtgactcgtttcagctagtttcatcttgttcttgataccatgtcttttTTAGGTGTTTGGACTGATTTCATTACAATGCTAATATGACTAAAATTCGCTCGCTAGCTAGTAAATATCGACAAAatgtagtttacatgttgtcaacaatctaagccaaccctgtctgttttgtcCCATAGTTACGCAcgtgtcggttttgttgctaaacaacaaACCTGTCTATCCATCAAAGTTGATAATGACATTGCGCCTGGGtagatcaaacacacacacacacacacacacacacacacacacacacacacacacacacacacacacacacacacacacacacacacacacacacacacacacacacacacacacacacacagagtctcactcactcacccctGTCCAGCGCGGTAGTATCCAGGTGGACAGCCACAGAGATACCCTCCGTCTGTGTTGGAACAGCCGTAGTTACATGGATTAGAGGAGGAGGAGCACTCGTTGATGTCCCTACACCCCCCCTGGTCTCCGTAGTTGAACCCAGTGGGACAGAGGCAACGGAAGCTCCCCAGGGTGTTGTGGCACGACGCTCCCCCACAGATCTGAGTGTTCTGGCACTCGTTCTCATCTGACCACAGGAAGCAAACAACACAGACAGGAAGTCAACAAAACAAACAGAGGTCAAATATGGGTCAAACCTCGGCCAGAGAACACAAACAATACTGAGACACTCTTGAAGGGAATGAGGACACCATCTGTAGTACCGGTTCATCTGATAAACATTGGCCGTGTTCTTTTTGGGAAAGGCCACTGAATATCAATGCTGTAATTCCCATCAGTAGATTCAAGTTAAAGTGCCAgcgactcagttataacaacagtgttcatgtaggacagcgactcagttataacaacagtgttcatgtaggacagcgactcagttataacaacagtgttcatgtaggacagcgactcagttataacaacagtgttcatgtaggacagtgactcagttataacaacagtgttgatgtaggacagtgactcagttataacaacagtgttgatgTAGGACAgcgactcagttataacaacagtgttcatgtaggacagcgactcagttataacaacagtgttgatgtaggacagtgactcagttataacaacagtgttcatgtaggacagcgactcagttataacaacagtgttcatgtaggacagcgactcagttataacaacagtgttcatgtaggacagtgactcagttataacaacagtgttcatgtaggacagtgactcagttataacaacagtgttcatgtaggacagtgactcagttataacaacagtgttcatgtaggacagtgactcagttataacaacagtgttcatgtaggacagcgactcagttataacaacagtgttcatgtaggacagtgactcagttataacaacagtgttcatgtaggacagtgactcagttataacaacagtgttcatgtaggacagtgactcagttataacaacagtgttcatgtaggacagtgactcagttataacaacagtgttcatgtaggacagcgactcagttataacaacagtgttgatgtaggacagtgactcagttataacaacagtgttcatgtaggacagtgactcagttataacaacagtgttcatgtaggacagtgactcagttataacaacagtgttcatgtaggacagtgactcagttataacaacagtgttcatgtaggacagtgactcagttataacaacagtgttcatgtaggacagcgactcagttataacaacagtgttcatgtaggacagcgactcagttataacaacagtgttcatgtaggacagcgactcagttataacaacagtgttcatgtaggacagtgactcagttataacaacagtgttcatgtaggacagtgactcagttataacaacagtgttcatgtaggacagcgactcagttataacaacagtgttcatgtaggacagcgactcagttataacaacagtgttcatgtaggacagcgactcagttataacaacagtgttcatgtaggacagtgactcagttataacaacagtgttcatgtaggacagcgactcagttataacaacagtgttgatgtaggacagtgactcagttataacaacagtgttcatgtaggacagcgactcagttataacaacagtgttgatgtaggacagtgactcagttataacaacagtgttgatgTAGGACAgcgactcagttataacaacagtgttcatgtaggacagcgactcagttataacaacagtgttgatgtaggacagtgactcagttataacaacagtgttcatgtaggacagtgactcagttataacaacagtgttcatgtaggacagcgactcagttataacaacagtgttcatgtaggacagcgactcagttataacaacagtgttcatgtaggacagtgactcagttataacaacagtgttcatgtaggacagcgactcagttataacaacagtgttcatgtaggacagtgactcagttataacaacagtgttcatgtaggacagtgactcagttataacaacagtgttcatgtaggacagtgactcagttataacaacagtgttcatgtaggacagcgactcagttataacaacagtgttcatgtaggacagtgactcagttataacaacagtgttcatgtaggacagtgactcagttataacaacagtgttcatgtaggacagtgactcagttataacaacagtgttcatgtaggacagtgactcagttataacaacagtgttcatgtaggacagtgactcagttataacaacagtgttcatgtaggacagtgactcagttataacaacagtgttcatgtaggacagtgactcagttataacaacagtgttcatgtaggacagtgactcagttataacaacagtgttcatgtaggacagcgactcagttataacaacagtgttcatgtaggacagcgactcagttataacaacagtgttcatgtaggacagcgactcagttataacaacagtgttcatgtaggacagtgactcagttataacaacagtgttcatgtaggacagtgactcagttataacaacagtgttcatgtaggacagcgactcagttataacaacagtgttcatgtaggacagtgactcagttataacaacagtgttcatgtaggacagtgactcagttataacaacagtgttcatgtaggacagtgactcagttataacaacagtgttcatgtaggacagcgactcagttataacaacagtgttcatgtaggacagcgactcagttataacaacagtgttcatgtaggacagtgactcagttataacaacagtgttcatgtaggacagtgactcagttataacaacagtgttgatgtaggacagtgactcagttataacaacagtgttcatgtaggacagtgactcagttataacaacagtgttcatgtaggacagtgactcagttataacaacagtgttcatgtaggacagtgactcagttataacaacagtgttcatgtaggacagtgactcagttataacaacagtgttcatgtaggacagcgactcagttataacaacagtgttcatgtaggacagtgactcagttataacaacagtgttcatgtaggacagcgactcagttataacaacagtgttcatgtaggacagcgactcagttataacaacagtgttcatgtaggacagcgactcagttataacaacagtgttcatgtaggacagcgactcagttataacaacagtgttcatgtaggacagcgactcagttataacaacagtgttcatgtaggacagcgactcagttataacaacagtgttcatgtaggacagtgactcagttataacaacagtgttcatgtaggacagtgactcagttataacaacagtgttcatgtaggacagtgactcagttataacaacagtgttgatgtaggacagtgactcagttataacaacagtgttcatgtaggacagtgactcagttataacaacagtgttcatgtaggacagtgactcagttataacaacagtgttcatgtaggacagtgactcagttataacaacagtgttcatgtaggacagtgactcagttataacaacagtgttcatgtaggacagtgactcagttataacaacagtgttcatgtaggacagcgactcagttataacaacagtgttcatgtaggacagcgactcagttataacaacagtgttcatgtaggacagtgactcagttataacaacagtgttcatgtaggacagtgactcagttataacaacagtgttgatgTAGGACAgcgactcagttataacaacagtgttcatgtaggacagcgactcagttataacaacagtgttcatgtaggacagtgactcagttataataacagtgttcatgtaggacagcgactcagttataacaacagtgttcatgtaggacagtgactcagttataacaacagtgttcatgtaggacagtgactcagttataacaacagtgttcatgtaggacagtgactcagttataacaacagtgttcatgtaggacagtgactcagttataacaacagtgttcatgtaggacagtgactcagttataacaacagtgttgatgtaggacagtgactcagttataacaacagtgttcatgtaggacagtgactcagttataacaacagtgttcatgtaggacagtgactcagttataacaacagtgttcatgtaggacagcgactcagttataacaacagtgttcatgtaggacagcgactcagttataacaacagtgttcatgtaggacagtgactcagttataacaacagtgttcatgtaggacagtgactcagttataacaacagtgttgatgtaggacagtgactcagttataacaacagtgttcatgtaggacagtgactcagttataacaacagtgttcatgtaggacagcgactcagttataacaacagtgttcatgtaggacagcgactcagttataacaacagtgttcatgtaggacagtgactcagttataacaacagtgttcatgtaggacagtgACTCAGGGAGGGAGCTCTTCCAGTAATCTAGAGAGGAACAAGTTCAACTTCCAGGAAAGGGATGTAGATTTGATgttgagggaaagagaaagacagaagacagacagacgggggggagaaggatcgagagaaagagagaaagagtctGTACCACTCACCGACACACTGGTTCCATTGATAGTGTTGTAGGTATCCCTGAGGACAGCTACACCGGTACCCTCCCACCAGGTTCTGACAGCCGTGTTGACAGCGGTGGCTACCATCACACTCATCCATATCTGCCAgggaaaccacacacacacagcattacaATAGTTATGTGGCCATAcagttatctaactgtactggaTAGGTACAAGCAAAAAGGTGAAGTTTCCACCAAATCCCTGTTTATAGTGGAGTTATTGCCATATTGCCTATACCTATCTGATCATTTCAGATCCATATAAAGTGCCTAGGGGTATGGAGTCAGCTGATCCTGAGAGAGGCAGTGATTGGCTGACCTTCACAGCTCTGTCCATTGGGGTCCATTGAGAATCCTCTAGTACACTCGCAGTTGAAGCTGCCTGGGCTGTTCTGACACACACCATTAGAGCCACACAGAGCAGGGTCCGACCCACATTCATTattatctacagagagagagagagacattcattactatctacagagagagagagactcgttactatctacagagagagagtcacacattactatctacagagagagagagagagacactcattactatctacagagagagagtcactcattactatctacagagagagagagagagacattcattactatctacagagagagagacattcattactatctacagagagagagtcactcattactatctacagagagagagagagagagacattcattactatctacagagagagagtcactcattactatctacagagagagagagagagacattcattactatctacagagagagagacattcattactatctacagagagagagagagacattcattactatctacagagagagagacattcattactatctacagagagagagacattcattactatctacagagagagagagacattcattactatctacagagagagagagacattcattactatctacagagagagagacattcattactatctacagagagagagagacattcattactatctacagagagagagagagagacattcattactatctacagagagagagacattcattactatctacagagagagagagagagacattcattactatcgacagagagagagacattcattactatctacagagagagatacactcattactatctacagagagagtcactcattactatctacagagagagagacattactatctacacagagagagagagagacattactatctccagagagagagacattactatctacagacagagagacattactatctacacagagagagagagagacattactatctccagagagagagacattactatctacagagagatagagacattactatctacagagagagagagacattactatctacagagagagagacattactatctacagagagagagacattactatctacacagagagagagacattactatctacagagagagagagattactatctacagagagagacacattactatctacacagagagagagagacattactatctacagagagagagacattactatctacacagagagagagagacattactatctacagagagagagacacattactatctacagagagagagagacattactatatacagagagagagacattactatctacagagagagagagagagacattactatctacagagagagagagacattactatctacagagagagagacattactatctacagagagagagagacattactatctacagagagagagacattactatctacagagagagagacattactatatacagagagagagacattactatctacagagagagagagacattactatctacagagagagagagattattatctacagagagagagagattactatctacagagagagagacacattactatctacagagagagagagagacattactatctacagagagagagacattactatctacagagagagagacattactatctacagagagagagacattactatctacagagagacattactatctacacagagagagagacattactatctacagagagagagagacattactatctacagagagggagagacattactatctacagagagagagagacattactatctacagagagagagacattactatctacagagagagagacacattactatctacagagagagagacactcattattatctacagagagagacattactatctacagagagagagacattactatctacagagagagacattactatctacagagagagagacactcattattatctacagagagagacattactatctacagagagagagagattactatctacagagagagagacacattactatctacagagagagagagacattactatctacagagagagagacattactatctacagagagagagacattactatctacagagagagagacattactatatacagagagagagacattactatctacagagagagagacactcattattatctacagagagagacattactatctacacagagagagacattactatctacagagagagagacattactatctacagagagagagacactcattattatctacagagagagacattactatctacacagagagagacattactatctacagagagagagacattactatctacagagagagagacactcattattatctacagagagagacattactatctacagagagagacattactatctacagagagagagacattactatctacagagagagagacattactatctacacagagagagagacattactatctacagagagagagagattactatctacagagagagacacattactatctacacagagagagagagacattactatctacagagagagagacattactatctacacagagagagagagacattactatctacagagagagagacacattactatctacagagagagagagacattactatatacagagagagagacattactatctacagagagagagagagagacattactatctacagagagagagagacattactatctacagagagagagacattactatctacagagagagagagacattactatctacagagagagagacattactatctacagagagagagacattactatatacagagagagagacattactatctacagagagagagagacattactatctacagagagagagagattattatctacagagagagagagattactatctacagagagagagacacattactatctacagagagagagagagacattactatctacagagagagagacattactatctacagagagagagacattactatctacagagagagagacattactatctacagagagacattactatctacacagagagagagacattactatctacagagagagagagacattactatctacagagagggagagacattactatctacagagagagagagacattactatctacagagagagagacattactatctacagagagagagacactcattattatctacagagagagacattactatctacagagagagacattactatctacagagagagagacattactatctacagagagagagacactcattattatctacagagagagacattactatctacagagagagagacattactatctacacagagagagacattactatctacagagagagagacattactatctacagagagagacattactatctacagagagagagacactcattattatctacagagagagacattactatctacagagagagagagattactatctacagagagagagacattactatctacagagagagagacactcattattatctacagagagagacattactatctacagagagagagacattactatctacacagagagagacattactatctacagagagagagacattactatctacagagagagacattactatctacagagagagagacactcattattatctacagagagagacattactatctacagagagagagagattactatctacagagagagagacacattactatctacagagagagagagacattactatctacagagagagagacattactatctacagagagagagacattactatctacagagagacattactatctacacagagagagagacattactatctacagagagagagacactcattattatctacagagagagacattactatctacacagagagagacattactatctacagagagagagacattactatctacagagagagagacactcattattatctacagagagagacattactatctacacagagagagacattactatctacagagagagagacattactatctacagagagagagacactcattattatctacagagagagacattactatctacagagagagacattactatctacagagagagagacattactatctacagagagagagacactcattattatctacagagagagacattactatctacagagagagagacattactatctacacagagagagacattactatctacagagagagagacattactttctacagagagagagacattactatctacagagagagagacattactatctacagagagagagacattactatctacagagagagagacattactatctacagagagagagacattactatatacagagagagagacattactatctacagagagagagagacattactatgtacagagagagagacattactatctacagagagagagagacattactatctacagagagagagagacattactatctGGAAGGAgatagggagaagagaggaggagagaggggggagtgggggtgagcgagaggtagagagagaaagaccattGGTCAACAACAGGCTGTCTGAGTGACTTACTGACTgatttactgactgactgggtgcaTCTGTTTGACCTTGGCCAGTgcaggaccaatggaatggtctcaAATATGCAACCTTCACCCACCTTGTTACTCGTGCTAGGTAAAACGAATTCACCACAGACTGACTGGGTGatggtctgactgactgactggctgattgacggtctgactgactgatggtctgactgactgactaactggctgACTGATGAACGGACTGACTGTCTGATTGACCAATGGACGGAGGGAGGCTGTCTAGCCGCAAAGTCATGGGAGCTGAAGTGCGGAATGGAAAACCCCTGTTGTAACCATGGCAACAGACTGCAAAATTCCACAACAAGTCATTGTTAAGTTGTCATGGCGACAGTTCAGTTGAGCCCAATCTGATGTGTGATAGCAGATGGAGAACATTAAAGAGACTTTTTATGGGGAGAGATGGAAGATAAGTGGCTACATTTGGTTATGTTTGTAAAGCCTAGTCGAGTGGAGGAGGggggagtttgtgtgtgtgtgtgttacctatgCAGGCAGTATGGTGCTGGGTGAAGCCTGGAGG encodes:
- the LOC120042795 gene encoding fibrillin-1-like, whose protein sequence is MDPNGQSCEDMDECDGSHRCQHGCQNLVGGYRCSCPQGYLQHYQWNQCVDENECQNTQICGGASCHNTLGSFRCLCPTGFNYGDQGGCRDINECSSSSNPCNYGCSNTDGGYLCGCPPGYYRAGQGHCVSGVGFGSGVSLGQGGGGGGGGGGGGAAAEVGDNDLSPEACYECKINGYPKKGRKRRDTNSTLEQPLDNAQHQETVSLESVDIEDTLLFNLNMSGLSSRDHILEFTPALSTLNNHVRYSIDYGNELGYFKISQREGLSYLHLSKRKSLPPGAYFLQISSMAVYRKKELAALEDSNDKDYLTGQLGDTLTMRVQIVLH